The Gouania willdenowi chromosome 3, fGouWil2.1, whole genome shotgun sequence genome includes a region encoding these proteins:
- the LOC114479702 gene encoding zinc finger protein 853-like has product MTTSQPPTSPEMLTCKVEVEVFRSYLLEENLKLKSQINDVENKKVLMEEEISKLKKQMNFKEYLEQKETKLKTFHQSLQECRDKLITKHENKEKEMLKKEQEFQKQKEDFNLNFEQKFQEYLSSKQQKRQQLQLEDQMLGFKIKEDLASKVQKNFQRLQLEEQMLEKKIQKHLNNKEQKQLQQQQQQLLESLEEKIQQYLNNKEQKQLQQQQQQQQLLESLEEKIQQYLNNKEQKQLQQQQLLESLEEKIQEPLNIKEQKRLQQQQKKLQQQQKKLQQQQLLEYLEEKIQQMAQENLSFQKQKEKKAGSPWQRLIKWFKCR; this is encoded by the coding sequence ATGACTACATCACAGCCACCTACATCTCCTGAGATGCTGACATGCAAAGTTGAGGTAGAAGTGTTTAGAAGTTATCTGCTTGAAGAAAACCTCAAACTGAAGTCTCAGATCAACGACGTAGAAAATAAAAAGGTGTTAATGGAGGAGGAgattagtaaattaaaaaagcaaatgaaCTTCAAAGAATATCTGGAGCAGAAGGAGACCAAGCTCAAGACCTTCCACCAAAGCCTACAAGAGTGTAGGGACAAACTGATAACCAAGCATGAGAACAAGGAGAAGGAGATGCTTAAAAAAGAGCAGGAGTTTCAAAAACAGAAGGAAGATTTCAATCTGAACTTTGAGCAGAAGTTTCAGGAGTATCTGAGTTCTAAACAGCAGAAACGTCAGCAGCTGCAGCTCGAGGACCAAATGTTGGGGTTTAAGATTAAGGAGGATCTGGCCTCTAAAGTCCAGAAGAATTTCCAGAGGCTGCAGCTTGAGGAGCAGATGTTGGAGAAGAAAATTCAGAAGCATCTGAACAACAAAGAGCAGAAGCAActccagcagcaacagcaacagctgCTGGAGTCGCTTGAGGAGAAGATTCAGCAGTATCTGAACAACAAAGAGCAGAAGCAActccagcagcaacagcaacagcaacagctgCTGGAGTCGCTTGAGGAGAAGATTCAGCAGTATCTGAACAACAAAGAGCAGAAGCAACTCCAGCAGCAACAGCTGCTGGAGTCGCTTGAGGAGAAGATTCAGGAGCCGCTGAATATCAAAGAGCAGAAGCGACTCCAGCAGCAACAGAAGAAACTCCAGCAGCAACAGAAGAAACTCCAGCAGCAACAGCTGCTGGAGTATCTTGAGGAGAAGATTCAGCAGATGGCGCAGGAGAATCTCAGCTTCCAAAAGCAGAAGGAGAAAAAGGCGGGCTCTCCATGGCAACGGTTGATCAAGTGGTTTAAGTGTCGTTAA